A single Biomphalaria glabrata chromosome 2, xgBioGlab47.1, whole genome shotgun sequence DNA region contains:
- the LOC106054307 gene encoding uncharacterized protein LOC106054307, with the protein MDQEQSLESHQPVPALYEQRARLSPSNVGSVYPALQNLQRISHGPGDASVGTTLVNDQFTSQTLPTNQTDGVGQHRRNITSSSNQEGLAVISGPTLPSYPQISREISSSHPASCSSHLDSSLPDILHSHVVQPVHPIRHNQHRQQRSRNLNRRAGEAAPSHHRAHGSRHRRRHRVHSAPAAPTQEGSCKEPCVKCVVVITTFRWVLVVLSILGVFCVVTGIVLAAIRSAGNSFLFLAIMFIGLGVLLVIVVGVGWKCTPRGHEPLHALFGIGTFRHGHSRTRHPRRHRNRDGNWFGGYLYPEFQYRCPPPSYAASMQDYQSQGLSEQDISSTSVTSVIYDAPSSPPPSYRSRASTAHSGIHITFDHEGDLPNSRPPTYRSRAPSRRPSIPIGEVNEGPSATHDGSVSSEPNTAAIGSDNLAQPGSSVVTVVKKKEIYLPSSSVLPGHSGGGGGPSLHHRMASEDRHVLEHTLQSLEEHFNESGGFTNEGARFDEQELPPDFNTYL; encoded by the exons ATGGATCAGGAGCAGAGTTTAGAATCTCACCAGCCTGTTCCTGCACTCTATGAACAAAGAGCTAGGCTGTCCCCGTCCAATGTTGGAAGTGTCTACCCCGCTCTCCAGAATCTGCAACGAATCAGCCATGGTCCTGGTGATGCGTCTGTAGGGACCACTCTTGTCAATGACCAGTTTACCAGTCAAACCCTTCCGACAAACCAGACGGATGGAGTTGGCCAGCATCGGAGAAACATCACATCCTCCAGCAACCAAGAAGGGCTTGCGGTTATTTCTGGGCCCACTTTGCCCAGTTATCCCCAGATCAGCCGAGAAATCTCCTCAAGTCATCCTGCTTCCTGCAGTTCCCACCTAGACTCTTCTCTGCCTGATATTCTTCACTCGCACGTCGTTCAGCCAGTGCATCCCATCAGGCACAACCAGCACAGGCAACAGAGGAGCAGAAACCTTAACAGGAGGGCTGGGGAGGCAGCGCCTTCCCATCACAGAGCTCATGGCAGCAGGCATAGGAGGCGACACAGAGTTCACTCAGCGCCAGCAGCACCGACACAGGAGGGGTCGTGTAAAGAGCCTTGTGTAAAGTGTGTAGTTGTTATCACAACATTCCGTTGGGTTTTAGTTGTTTTGTCCATTCTTGGAGTATTTTGTGTTGTTACTGGAATAGTTCTAGCAGCCATCAGGTCAGCAGGAAACAGCTTCTTGTTTTTGGCTATCATGTTCATTG GCTTGGGTGTCTTGCTTGTAATAGTTGTTGGAGTAGGATGGAAGTGCACACCCAGAGGTCATGAGCCTCTCCATGCACTCTTTGGGATTGGAACATTTCGCCATGGTCACAGCAGAACAAGACATCCAAGAAGGCATCGAAACCGTGATGGAAACTGGTTTGGAG GTTATCTGTATCCAGAATTTCAATACAGGTGTCCTCCCCCATCCTATGCAGCTTCTATGCAAGATTATCAAAGCCAAGGACTATCAGAGCAAGACATTTCTTCAACAAGTGTCACCTCTGTAATATATGATGCACCCAGTTCTCCTCCACCCTCGTACCGCTCACGAGCTTCTACTGCTCACTCTGGCATTCATATAACATTTGATCACGAGGGTGACCTACCGAACTCTAGGCCTCCTACATATAGGTCAAGGGCACCTTCACGTCGCCCATCCATTCCCATAGGGGAGGTAAATGAAGGTCCTAGTGCCACTCATGATGGATCAGTCTCCAGTGAACCTAATACTGCTGCCATAGGATCTGATAACTTGGCACAACCTGGTTCATCTGTGGTAACAGTCgtcaagaaaaaagaaatttatttacCTAGTTCCTCTGTGTTGCCTGGACATTCTGGGGGAGGTGGGGGACCTAGTCTTCACCACAGAATGGCTTCAGAGGATCGCCATGTCCTGGAACATACCCTGCAGTCTTTAGAGGAGCACTTCAATGAAAGTGGAGGTTTTACAAATGAAGGGGCTCGGTTTGATGAGCAAGAGTTGCCTCCAGACTTTAACACTTATTTATAG